The stretch of DNA GTATAAGTAGCCAATATCCTTCTTATTTTAATTTTTTCCAGTAGCTTTAAAGCGGAAGAGATGAACACCTTCATGCCAATTAAGAGAGCATCTTCATCAATCGTGAATTTCGGATGATGATGGGGATATAGAATTCCCTTCTCCATCAAAGTAATGGAGAAGTATATTTTTTCTATAGGCTGATCCCTTACCGGAATCTGTTATTGTTGACCGACGAGTGTTTGCGGCACTCTTGGTGGTCATTTTTATTATTTGTAAAGTGGGCAAAATAAGAAAAAGCCAATAAGCGAGGTTCTTTATGAAAAAAAGCCTTTTAATATTGATTGCCTTCCTAACTTTTTTCTCTTATTCTCCCGTTCAAGCTGAAACCGTAACTAAAAATGATGTACAGCTGCGTAATGATGTAATACTCAATTTACTATTTCCATCCATCGATAAAGCAATTGAAAAACATTTCGGCAAACCGAAGCAGTTTTATTGCGAACAGATTCTCCAAATCAAAAAGAAAGTAGAACACGAAACCTACAGCTACTTCAACGTCACCTTGCAGCTAACAACATTTGAAGGTGCACACGATTTCCCATTTGATTTGGTGACTATCACTTTTAGTAATAAAAATACTATGGAGTGGCGGGCTATTGATGTCAAAAGCAGAAGGTTAAAGCCAAATGAAATAACTAATTGCAGACATTCTTTGTAAAAGGGTGTCTTTTTATTCGGTTATATTCTTCAACTAAATTACCCTTAAAAGTAAAAGAGCGCAATTCTTATTCCGTGAATCCCCGTTAATTATAGATGGATGTTGTTATTTGTTTGTTTAACTTCCCTAATGCCTCAGATAGTTTGGCGTTTATTCCATTTGCGTTGTCCACATAAATCACCAATACATTTTCAATCCCATAGGCTCTATACTTCTCCAGTTCTTCCCCGGTTCTTGATTCTTCAAAGCTTTTGACTCCCTCAGCCCTTTCAGCTCCTGCAGGAAATAGATAAACCGATAAAGGGTTCCCTTCTAACCGATAGCTTTTCGGTTCAACCCCGTTCAACTCACTCATAAAATCGCCGTTTGATAGAACAGCCTCTTTTAATTCAAGTCCCTGTTCCTCTATAACATCCTCTATTTCCTTATAAGAAAGATTATATTCACCATTAACCCATGGGTCTGCAGGGTCTTCAATGGTTTGTTGATTACAGGCGGATAGAACCAAGGTTAAAATAAAAATAAACAATGACTTTTGGATTTTCACATTATACCCCTTACTTTTATTTGAACTACTTAGAAAAGGCGGGCACCCTTTTTTATTCAATTATCTGCCCGATTCTTGAATAAAACTTAATTCTTGTTTTATTAGGTAGTTAATTGAACAACTTGTCATTATAGTATCTATCGTTCCCAAGCTAAAATGCACCACCACCAGGGGAATGCGAGTTTTAATCGACAACATCATAAAGATGTACGAAGTTAAATCTCAAAAT from Cytobacillus dafuensis encodes:
- a CDS encoding DUF3888 domain-containing protein — protein: MKKSLLILIAFLTFFSYSPVQAETVTKNDVQLRNDVILNLLFPSIDKAIEKHFGKPKQFYCEQILQIKKKVEHETYSYFNVTLQLTTFEGAHDFPFDLVTITFSNKNTMEWRAIDVKSRRLKPNEITNCRHSL